From Synchiropus splendidus isolate RoL2022-P1 chromosome 10, RoL_Sspl_1.0, whole genome shotgun sequence, the proteins below share one genomic window:
- the ildr2 gene encoding immunoglobulin-like domain-containing receptor 2 isoform X2, whose translation MNFNRLAVLVGAFVCLSDGVHVTVREKQRYAMLFQSVVLPCQYQTASTQAPVVQWWYKSYCRDRTRESFSLPESLGMKASELGPTSHLECSDTSRTVRVVASAQGASMTLAEHYKGRDIAIVNKADLRIGELQWGDSGVYFCKVVIADDLEGKNEDQLELLVLEWAFVGSVALGSLLFLLLLGVCWCQCCPHSCCCYVSCCCCPETCCCPRQLYEAGKMAKSGQPPQIPVYPYYIPAVPAVVPNVSSSLLDPKIPSLPSVENNLAAVRNGYRLKSSQDSMKARYYIQKAQFPPAKMAALQPGSLSELSSLHDGGNTDFRHTYQTVQMKALPPISDVDDRSMVRAAPLTQSRRLRRDRRNLSDDELDRRWNPHSEHLQRKTLSRRGRTGSLDELEEFARSYDTHGRRGAEPVDRLYSRDYSPSRRPYREEEDDWGRRSPSPLPQKRRDTWDSDRPSRPPLSRGYDDAYLNSVLESKARGAGGGGRGEEDSDTPSKGSSRGKGSDSYYSRSPSNRPEEDDPLPPYSELEAERYRRAGPNTDRYRTVESPRTDRYRTTDPSTRPFCYTRPPQKGASQTLQGSREERDKSRNLSTAVSRGSLVV comes from the exons ATGAACTTTAACCGCTTGGCTGTTTTAGTCGGAGCTTTTG TGTGTCTCAGCGATGGCGTGCACGTCACAGTGCGGGAGAAGCAGCGGTACGCGATGCTCTTCCAGTCGGTGGTGCTCCCATGTCAGTACCAGACAGCATCCACGCAGGCTCCAGTGGTGCAGTGGTGGTACAAGTCCTATTGCCGCGACCGCACCCGGGAATCCTTCAGCCTCCCAGAGTCTCTGGGCATGAAGGCTTCTGAGCTTGGACCGACGTCCCACCTGGAGTGCTCCGACACCAGCCGCACTGTGAGGGTTGTGGCCTCTGCACAAGGCGCCTCCATGACACTGGCTGAACACTACAAAGGGAGGGACATCGCCATCGTAAACA AAGCGGACCTGAGGATCGGGGAGCTGCAGTGGGGCGACAGTGGAGTGTATTTCTGTAAGGTCGTGATCGCTGACGACCTGGAGGGAAAGAATGAGGATCaactggagctgctggtgctAG AGTGGGCGTTTGTGGGCTCGGTGGCGCTGGGCAGCCTCTTGTTCCTGCTACTTCTGGGAGTCTGTTGGTGTCAGTGTTGTCctcactcctgctgctgctacgtcagctgctgctgctgcccagaGACCTGCTGCTGCCCAAGACAAC TGTATGAGGCGGGGAAGATGGCCAAGAGTGGGCAGCCCCCACAGATCCCTGTGTACCCTTACTACATTCCTGCAGTCCCAGCCGTGGTTCCCAatgtttcctcttctcttttgGACCCCAAAATCCCATCTTTGCCCTCTGTGGAGAATAATCTAGCTGCTG TTCGCAATGGGTATCGACTGAAATCCAGTCAAGACTCAATGAAAGCTCGGTACTACATTCAGAAGGCTCAGTTTCCGCCTgccaagatggccgctctccaAC CCGGCAGTCTGTCAGAGCTCAGCTCTCTTCACGACGGAGGAAATACAGATTTCAGACACACCTATCAGACGGTGCAGATGAAGGCGCTGCCTCCGATCTCCGACGTGGACGACCGGTCCATGGTGAGAGCCGCGCCGCTGACTCAGAGTCGCAGGCTACGTCGGGACAGACGCAACCTCTCCGATGACGAACTGGACAGAAG GTGGAATCCTCATTCTGAGCATCTGCAAAGGAAGACGCTGAGCAGAAGGGGGCGCACTGGCTCCCTAGACGAGCTGGAGGAATTTGCCAGATCGTATGACACCCACGGGCGTAGAGGGGCGGAGCCTGTGGATCGGCTCTATAGCCGAGATTATAGCCCGTCTCGGCGTCCatacagagaggaggaggacgactgGGGACGGCGTAGCCCCTCTCCCCTCCCACAGAAGAGGAGGGACACCTGGGACAGCGACCGTCCCTCACGGCCGCCACTCAGCCGTGGTTATGACGACGCCTACCTAAACAGCGTGCTGGAGAGTAAAgcgagaggagcaggaggcggAGGGAGGGGGGAAGAGGACAGTGACACCCCTTCCAAAGGAAGCTCCAGGGGGAAAGGTAGCGACAGCTACTACAGCCGCTCGCCTAGCAACCGCCCAGAAGAGGACGACCCCTTGCCTCCCTACTCTGAGCTGGAAGCAGAGCGGTACAGGAGGGCGGGTCCGAACACAGACCGGTACCGTACTGTTGAATCCCCCAGAACCGATCGATATCGAACCACTGACCCGTCCACGAGGCCTTTCTGTTACACCCGCCCCCCTCAGAAGGGGGCGTCCCAAACTCTCCAGGGGAGTCGGGAGGAGCGAGATAAGAGCAGAAACTTG AGCACAGCAGTGAGTCGGGGCTCGCTGGTTGTGTGA
- the ildr2 gene encoding immunoglobulin-like domain-containing receptor 2 isoform X1, with amino-acid sequence MNFNRLAVLVGAFVCLSDGVHVTVREKQRYAMLFQSVVLPCQYQTASTQAPVVQWWYKSYCRDRTRESFSLPESLGMKASELGPTSHLECSDTSRTVRVVASAQGASMTLAEHYKGRDIAIVNKADLRIGELQWGDSGVYFCKVVIADDLEGKNEDQLELLVLGRTGPKDDILPEFDVEIMPEWAFVGSVALGSLLFLLLLGVCWCQCCPHSCCCYVSCCCCPETCCCPRQLYEAGKMAKSGQPPQIPVYPYYIPAVPAVVPNVSSSLLDPKIPSLPSVENNLAAVRNGYRLKSSQDSMKARYYIQKAQFPPAKMAALQPGSLSELSSLHDGGNTDFRHTYQTVQMKALPPISDVDDRSMVRAAPLTQSRRLRRDRRNLSDDELDRRWNPHSEHLQRKTLSRRGRTGSLDELEEFARSYDTHGRRGAEPVDRLYSRDYSPSRRPYREEEDDWGRRSPSPLPQKRRDTWDSDRPSRPPLSRGYDDAYLNSVLESKARGAGGGGRGEEDSDTPSKGSSRGKGSDSYYSRSPSNRPEEDDPLPPYSELEAERYRRAGPNTDRYRTVESPRTDRYRTTDPSTRPFCYTRPPQKGASQTLQGSREERDKSRNLSTAVSRGSLVV; translated from the exons ATGAACTTTAACCGCTTGGCTGTTTTAGTCGGAGCTTTTG TGTGTCTCAGCGATGGCGTGCACGTCACAGTGCGGGAGAAGCAGCGGTACGCGATGCTCTTCCAGTCGGTGGTGCTCCCATGTCAGTACCAGACAGCATCCACGCAGGCTCCAGTGGTGCAGTGGTGGTACAAGTCCTATTGCCGCGACCGCACCCGGGAATCCTTCAGCCTCCCAGAGTCTCTGGGCATGAAGGCTTCTGAGCTTGGACCGACGTCCCACCTGGAGTGCTCCGACACCAGCCGCACTGTGAGGGTTGTGGCCTCTGCACAAGGCGCCTCCATGACACTGGCTGAACACTACAAAGGGAGGGACATCGCCATCGTAAACA AAGCGGACCTGAGGATCGGGGAGCTGCAGTGGGGCGACAGTGGAGTGTATTTCTGTAAGGTCGTGATCGCTGACGACCTGGAGGGAAAGAATGAGGATCaactggagctgctggtgctAG gCAGGACAGGTCCCAAAGACGATATCTTACCTGAGTTTGATGTGGAGATCATGCCAG AGTGGGCGTTTGTGGGCTCGGTGGCGCTGGGCAGCCTCTTGTTCCTGCTACTTCTGGGAGTCTGTTGGTGTCAGTGTTGTCctcactcctgctgctgctacgtcagctgctgctgctgcccagaGACCTGCTGCTGCCCAAGACAAC TGTATGAGGCGGGGAAGATGGCCAAGAGTGGGCAGCCCCCACAGATCCCTGTGTACCCTTACTACATTCCTGCAGTCCCAGCCGTGGTTCCCAatgtttcctcttctcttttgGACCCCAAAATCCCATCTTTGCCCTCTGTGGAGAATAATCTAGCTGCTG TTCGCAATGGGTATCGACTGAAATCCAGTCAAGACTCAATGAAAGCTCGGTACTACATTCAGAAGGCTCAGTTTCCGCCTgccaagatggccgctctccaAC CCGGCAGTCTGTCAGAGCTCAGCTCTCTTCACGACGGAGGAAATACAGATTTCAGACACACCTATCAGACGGTGCAGATGAAGGCGCTGCCTCCGATCTCCGACGTGGACGACCGGTCCATGGTGAGAGCCGCGCCGCTGACTCAGAGTCGCAGGCTACGTCGGGACAGACGCAACCTCTCCGATGACGAACTGGACAGAAG GTGGAATCCTCATTCTGAGCATCTGCAAAGGAAGACGCTGAGCAGAAGGGGGCGCACTGGCTCCCTAGACGAGCTGGAGGAATTTGCCAGATCGTATGACACCCACGGGCGTAGAGGGGCGGAGCCTGTGGATCGGCTCTATAGCCGAGATTATAGCCCGTCTCGGCGTCCatacagagaggaggaggacgactgGGGACGGCGTAGCCCCTCTCCCCTCCCACAGAAGAGGAGGGACACCTGGGACAGCGACCGTCCCTCACGGCCGCCACTCAGCCGTGGTTATGACGACGCCTACCTAAACAGCGTGCTGGAGAGTAAAgcgagaggagcaggaggcggAGGGAGGGGGGAAGAGGACAGTGACACCCCTTCCAAAGGAAGCTCCAGGGGGAAAGGTAGCGACAGCTACTACAGCCGCTCGCCTAGCAACCGCCCAGAAGAGGACGACCCCTTGCCTCCCTACTCTGAGCTGGAAGCAGAGCGGTACAGGAGGGCGGGTCCGAACACAGACCGGTACCGTACTGTTGAATCCCCCAGAACCGATCGATATCGAACCACTGACCCGTCCACGAGGCCTTTCTGTTACACCCGCCCCCCTCAGAAGGGGGCGTCCCAAACTCTCCAGGGGAGTCGGGAGGAGCGAGATAAGAGCAGAAACTTG AGCACAGCAGTGAGTCGGGGCTCGCTGGTTGTGTGA
- the LOC128766268 gene encoding cell surface A33 antigen-like yields the protein MTKKHFFLHLLLTLTVLHSSWGLEVSTPVKEYEASRGDDVTLVCSFIPANPEIRNLVLTWEVYPKTPGDTLKPVAMYFLNSRPDISPAYEGRASLEVDVEKGESKLHLMKVTLEDSRKYQCSVMIPNDDEGTTLATTTLLVLVPPSPPICGIEGEAEYWNNIILTCKSEEASPEPVYQWKSYSVDNIQRPFPPKTTEKDGALSLFNISRETSGYFRCTSTNRIGSANCNFTLAVMPPSSNMGATIGIIAGVVAGLLCLGITIYCCCKKKGKKDKYPESSPTQVAYYDKDAPESGVKYADEDKRKVQDEDDVSFKKSREESPDRRDNKNDHYNSHNSRSEDRPKERGSRDRLDDNRERYGGSRDRLDDNRERYGGSRDRLDDNRERYGGSRDRLDDNRGRYGGSRDRLDDQRDQRRGSRDRLDDRYEQYDER from the exons ATGACGAAGAAGCACTTTTTTCTGCACCTGCTTTTAACTCTCACAG ttctCCACAGTAGCTGGGGTCTCGAGGTGTCCACCCCAGTCAAAGAATATGAGGCCTCTAGAGGCGATGACGTCACTCTGGTCTGTTCCTTCATCCCAGCAAATCCAGAGATTCGAAATTTGGTTCTTACATGGGAGGTCTACCCAAAAACTCCTGGGGACACTTTG AAACCGGTGGCCATGTATTTTCTAAATTCCCGTCCTGACATTTCCCCCGCGTATGAAGGAAGAGCCTCTTTAGAAGTGGACGTGGAAAAAGGGGAGAGCAAGCTGCATTTGATGAAAGTGACACTGGAGGACAGTCGGAAATACCAGTGCAGTGTCATGATCCCAAATGATGACGAAGGGACTACATTGGCCACCACAACTCTTCTGGTCCTGG TCCCCCCCTCGCCACCTATCTGTGGTATTGAGGGAGAAGCAGAGTATTGGAATAACATCATCCTAACCTGCAAGTCAGAGGAGGCTTCTCCAGAGCCAGTTTATCAGTGGAAGAGCTACAGCGTGGACAACATACAAAGACCCTTCCCACCGAAAACCACAGAGA AGGATGGCGCTCTTTCTTTGTTCAATATTTCCAGGGAGACGTCAGGCTATTTCAGGTGCACTTCTACAAATCGCATTGGGTCTGCTAACTGCAACTTCACCCTGGCAGTGATGCCCC CTAGCTCCAACATGGGGGCGACTATCGGTATTATCGCAGGTGTTGTCGCAGGTTTGCTTTGTCTGGGGATAACTATATACTGCTGCTGCAAGAAAAAGGGAAAGAAGGACAAGTACCCTGAAAG TTCTCCTACCCAGGTGGCTTATTATGACAAAGATGCGCCTGAAAGTGGTGTGAAGTATGCGGATGAGGACAAAAGGAAGGTccaagatgaggatgatgtttCATTCAAGAAAAGTCGAGAGGAAAGTCCTGACCGCAGAGATAACAAGAACGACCATTACAACAGTCATAACAGTCGCAGTGAAGACCGTCCCAAAGAAAGGGGAAGTCGCGACAGGCTGGACGACAATCGTGAGCGTTACGGCGGCAGTCGCGACAGGCTGGACGACAATCGTGAGCGTTACGGCGGCAGTCGCGACAGGCTGGACGACAATCGTGAGCGTTACGGCGGCAGTCGCGACAGGCTGGACGACAATCGTGGGCGTTACGGCGGCAGTCGCGACAGGCTGGATGATCAGCGGGACCAACGGCGCGGAAGTCGAGATCGGCTTGATGACCGTTATGAGCAGTACGATGAACGTTAA
- the ildr2 gene encoding immunoglobulin-like domain-containing receptor 2 isoform X3: protein MNFNRLAVLVGAFVCLSDGVHVTVREKQRYAMLFQSVVLPCQYQTASTQAPVVQWWYKSYCRDRTRESFSLPESLGMKASELGPTSHLECSDTSRTVRVVASAQGASMTLAEHYKGRDIAIVNKADLRIGELQWGDSGVYFCKVVIADDLEGKNEDQLELLVLGRTGPKDDILPEFDVEIMPEWAFVGSVALGSLLFLLLLGVCWCQCCPHSCCCYVSCCCCPETCCCPRQLYEAGKMAKSGQPPQIPVYPYYIPAVPAVVPNVSSSLLDPKIPSLPSVENNLAAAGSLSELSSLHDGGNTDFRHTYQTVQMKALPPISDVDDRSMVRAAPLTQSRRLRRDRRNLSDDELDRRWNPHSEHLQRKTLSRRGRTGSLDELEEFARSYDTHGRRGAEPVDRLYSRDYSPSRRPYREEEDDWGRRSPSPLPQKRRDTWDSDRPSRPPLSRGYDDAYLNSVLESKARGAGGGGRGEEDSDTPSKGSSRGKGSDSYYSRSPSNRPEEDDPLPPYSELEAERYRRAGPNTDRYRTVESPRTDRYRTTDPSTRPFCYTRPPQKGASQTLQGSREERDKSRNLSTAVSRGSLVV, encoded by the exons ATGAACTTTAACCGCTTGGCTGTTTTAGTCGGAGCTTTTG TGTGTCTCAGCGATGGCGTGCACGTCACAGTGCGGGAGAAGCAGCGGTACGCGATGCTCTTCCAGTCGGTGGTGCTCCCATGTCAGTACCAGACAGCATCCACGCAGGCTCCAGTGGTGCAGTGGTGGTACAAGTCCTATTGCCGCGACCGCACCCGGGAATCCTTCAGCCTCCCAGAGTCTCTGGGCATGAAGGCTTCTGAGCTTGGACCGACGTCCCACCTGGAGTGCTCCGACACCAGCCGCACTGTGAGGGTTGTGGCCTCTGCACAAGGCGCCTCCATGACACTGGCTGAACACTACAAAGGGAGGGACATCGCCATCGTAAACA AAGCGGACCTGAGGATCGGGGAGCTGCAGTGGGGCGACAGTGGAGTGTATTTCTGTAAGGTCGTGATCGCTGACGACCTGGAGGGAAAGAATGAGGATCaactggagctgctggtgctAG gCAGGACAGGTCCCAAAGACGATATCTTACCTGAGTTTGATGTGGAGATCATGCCAG AGTGGGCGTTTGTGGGCTCGGTGGCGCTGGGCAGCCTCTTGTTCCTGCTACTTCTGGGAGTCTGTTGGTGTCAGTGTTGTCctcactcctgctgctgctacgtcagctgctgctgctgcccagaGACCTGCTGCTGCCCAAGACAAC TGTATGAGGCGGGGAAGATGGCCAAGAGTGGGCAGCCCCCACAGATCCCTGTGTACCCTTACTACATTCCTGCAGTCCCAGCCGTGGTTCCCAatgtttcctcttctcttttgGACCCCAAAATCCCATCTTTGCCCTCTGTGGAGAATAATCTAGCTGCTG CCGGCAGTCTGTCAGAGCTCAGCTCTCTTCACGACGGAGGAAATACAGATTTCAGACACACCTATCAGACGGTGCAGATGAAGGCGCTGCCTCCGATCTCCGACGTGGACGACCGGTCCATGGTGAGAGCCGCGCCGCTGACTCAGAGTCGCAGGCTACGTCGGGACAGACGCAACCTCTCCGATGACGAACTGGACAGAAG GTGGAATCCTCATTCTGAGCATCTGCAAAGGAAGACGCTGAGCAGAAGGGGGCGCACTGGCTCCCTAGACGAGCTGGAGGAATTTGCCAGATCGTATGACACCCACGGGCGTAGAGGGGCGGAGCCTGTGGATCGGCTCTATAGCCGAGATTATAGCCCGTCTCGGCGTCCatacagagaggaggaggacgactgGGGACGGCGTAGCCCCTCTCCCCTCCCACAGAAGAGGAGGGACACCTGGGACAGCGACCGTCCCTCACGGCCGCCACTCAGCCGTGGTTATGACGACGCCTACCTAAACAGCGTGCTGGAGAGTAAAgcgagaggagcaggaggcggAGGGAGGGGGGAAGAGGACAGTGACACCCCTTCCAAAGGAAGCTCCAGGGGGAAAGGTAGCGACAGCTACTACAGCCGCTCGCCTAGCAACCGCCCAGAAGAGGACGACCCCTTGCCTCCCTACTCTGAGCTGGAAGCAGAGCGGTACAGGAGGGCGGGTCCGAACACAGACCGGTACCGTACTGTTGAATCCCCCAGAACCGATCGATATCGAACCACTGACCCGTCCACGAGGCCTTTCTGTTACACCCGCCCCCCTCAGAAGGGGGCGTCCCAAACTCTCCAGGGGAGTCGGGAGGAGCGAGATAAGAGCAGAAACTTG AGCACAGCAGTGAGTCGGGGCTCGCTGGTTGTGTGA